In Picosynechococcus sp. PCC 7002, the following are encoded in one genomic region:
- a CDS encoding serine/threonine protein kinase, producing the protein MTTDPNINRLLAGRYRLVDLVGQGAMGRVYRGEDTVLGGVTVAVKFLAQTLLNDKMRQRFEREATICALLSEKSIHIVRVKDYGVDDQDVPFYVMEYLEGESLSDIIAHATLGLPRFFQVVRQICLGMEAAHQGITFKGEQCLIIHRDIKPSNILIMQDASLGELVKILDFGIARLSQAGAAQTQSFMGTLAYCSPEQMEGKELDQRSDIYSLGITMYEMLTGDMPVMPENNSFGGWYRAHHDTPPIPFDKSLRIPVPLAEIIMCCMAKSPRDRPQTVNDIWQAMAPIAKYYEQQAAETRKSFFTTSQNLQNFQATSPVAGPNDPTRINNATTAPSFRNSTVNRQGRPTDKLNTTFSDTICAAQSWPADKPQNKIVFPRILPAEPTAIASLWAMLEAEELGKRRFDTRYNQFLFIEAPHPMLLWITVLYNSSEGARWLPCYLDLKTKIGQQMARLLASQGNYRILLFALGQPQRYFHITQATISLKQREQLTRWADLGQRLPASNPVVSKQTLKKEYEKSKSKILMKLAASRTNSNLGEF; encoded by the coding sequence ATGACTACCGATCCCAATATCAATCGCCTTCTCGCCGGCCGTTATCGCCTGGTAGACCTCGTAGGCCAGGGGGCTATGGGGCGTGTCTACCGGGGTGAAGATACAGTCCTAGGGGGAGTCACGGTCGCCGTAAAGTTCCTAGCCCAGACCTTGCTCAACGACAAAATGCGCCAACGCTTTGAGCGGGAGGCAACCATTTGCGCCCTCCTGAGTGAAAAAAGCATCCATATCGTGCGGGTAAAAGACTATGGCGTCGATGACCAGGATGTGCCCTTTTATGTCATGGAATATTTAGAGGGGGAAAGTCTAAGCGATATTATTGCCCATGCTACCCTCGGTTTACCGCGTTTTTTTCAAGTCGTGCGGCAAATATGTTTGGGGATGGAAGCAGCCCACCAAGGGATTACCTTCAAGGGGGAACAATGTTTAATTATTCACCGGGATATTAAACCCAGCAATATTCTGATCATGCAGGATGCGTCCCTAGGGGAATTGGTAAAAATTCTGGATTTTGGGATTGCACGTCTCAGCCAAGCCGGAGCTGCCCAGACCCAATCGTTTATGGGCACCCTCGCCTACTGTTCCCCAGAGCAAATGGAAGGCAAGGAATTAGATCAACGCTCTGATATCTATAGCCTGGGGATTACGATGTACGAGATGCTTACGGGGGATATGCCCGTGATGCCTGAAAATAATTCCTTTGGGGGTTGGTACCGGGCGCACCATGACACACCACCAATTCCCTTTGATAAAAGTCTGCGGATTCCGGTTCCTCTGGCTGAAATTATCATGTGTTGTATGGCGAAAAGTCCGCGCGATCGCCCCCAGACCGTCAATGATATTTGGCAAGCCATGGCCCCCATCGCCAAATATTACGAGCAACAAGCCGCAGAAACCAGGAAATCCTTTTTTACCACGTCCCAAAATCTGCAAAATTTCCAAGCAACATCTCCGGTGGCAGGCCCCAATGATCCGACCCGGATTAACAATGCCACCACGGCCCCCAGCTTTCGTAATTCAACGGTAAATCGCCAGGGAAGGCCTACAGACAAACTGAATACAACCTTTAGCGATACCATTTGTGCGGCCCAGTCCTGGCCAGCGGATAAACCCCAAAATAAGATTGTTTTTCCACGGATTTTACCGGCTGAACCGACGGCGATCGCCAGTCTTTGGGCGATGTTAGAAGCTGAGGAGTTGGGCAAACGCCGTTTTGATACCCGTTACAATCAATTTCTCTTCATTGAGGCCCCCCATCCGATGTTGTTGTGGATCACGGTGCTGTACAACAGCAGTGAAGGAGCCCGTTGGTTGCCTTGCTATCTGGACTTGAAAACGAAGATTGGCCAACAGATGGCGCGTCTCTTAGCCAGCCAAGGGAACTATCGAATTCTGCTTTTTGCCTTAGGGCAACCCCAGCGGTATTTTCACATCACCCAGGCAACGATTTCCCTGAAGCAACGGGAACAGCTTACCCGCTGGGCAGATTTAGGTCAGCGATTGCCTGCCAGTAATCCTGTGGTAAGTAAGCAAACGTTGAAAAAAGAATACGAGAAAAGCAAGAGCAAAATCTTAATGAAGTTGGCGGCTTCCCGGACGAACAGTAACCTTGGGGAATTTTAA
- a CDS encoding Uma2 family endonuclease gives MTTMTLALEPVFTLSNEQFQQLCLVNPELQLERTAKGELVIMPPTGGETGRQNANLIFQVQLWNHKYQLGEVFDSSTGFILPNGATRSPDVSWLEKSRWQALTADQREKFVPLCPDFVIELVSPSDAVQKTRDKMEEYRDNGCSFGILVNRKEKQAELYIADCEPQTLSLPHKILGINIFKDLVLDLT, from the coding sequence ATGACAACAATGACCCTTGCGCTAGAACCCGTTTTCACCTTAAGCAATGAACAATTTCAGCAACTTTGTCTGGTTAATCCAGAGCTTCAACTGGAACGTACAGCTAAAGGAGAATTGGTAATTATGCCTCCCACTGGTGGCGAAACTGGGCGGCAAAACGCTAACCTAATTTTTCAAGTACAACTCTGGAATCACAAATATCAATTAGGAGAAGTTTTCGATTCCTCAACGGGTTTTATTTTGCCCAATGGTGCGACCCGTTCTCCTGATGTTTCTTGGCTTGAAAAATCTCGTTGGCAAGCATTAACAGCCGATCAGCGAGAAAAATTTGTTCCCCTCTGTCCTGATTTTGTCATTGAGTTAGTTTCGCCTAGTGATGCTGTCCAAAAAACAAGGGATAAAATGGAAGAATATCGAGACAATGGTTGTAGTTTTGGGATATTAGTTAATCGCAAGGAAAAACAAGCAGAACTCTATATTGCTGATTGCGAGCCTCAAACTTTATCTCTACCTCATAAAATTTTGGGTATTAATATCTTCAAAGATCTTGTACTAGATTTAACATGA
- the purL gene encoding phosphoribosylformylglycinamidine synthase subunit PurL — translation MTTCPFTPEEIASEGIKPEEYEEIVSRLGRHPNKAELGMFGVMWSEHCCYKNSRPLLSGFPTKGDRVLVGPGENAGVVDMGDGLHLAFKIESHNHPSAIEPFQGAATGVGGILRDIFTMGARPIALLNSLRFGTLDNAQTRRIFQGVVEGISHYGNCVGVPTVGGEVYFDKAYAGNPLVNAMALGLMETEEIIKSGAYGIGNPVLYVGSTTGRDGMGGASFASAELTDESMDDRPAVQVGDPFTEKSLIEACLEAFKTGAVAAAQDMGAAGLTCSTAEMAAKGGVGVLLDLDKIPVRETGMVPYEYLLSESQERMLFVAHQGREQELIDIFHRWGLQAVVAGEVIAEPIVKIMFKGEVAAEVQATALSDNTPIYHRELMAEAPKYAQTAWAWSVDSLPNCDGNGIAEKSWNEILLTLLDVPTIASKKWIYRQYDHQVQNNTVIFPGGADAAVVRVRPVNGKPDASTIGVAACTDCNPRYVYLNPLEGAKAAVAEAARNLSCVGAEPLAITNNLNFGSPEKPVGYWQLANACKGIAEACRELDTPVTGGNVSLYNETLDSDGKPTPIYPTPVIGMVGRVEHINQVCGLAFQNAGDKVYLLGTQATTTLGGSEYLNTIHNTVAGIPPQVDFELEKAVQKTVREAIAAGLLNSAHDLAEGGLAVALAECCIGGKLGATVEITGTDRLDAILFGETCGKIIVSVAPDKQAQFEAHLTQSLADNWQVIGSVSNTNQLQITVNNQAVIAVSVEDMTTNWSEAIARRLHP, via the coding sequence ATGACCACTTGCCCCTTCACCCCCGAAGAAATTGCATCTGAAGGCATCAAACCCGAAGAATACGAAGAAATTGTGAGCCGTCTCGGTCGCCATCCCAACAAGGCTGAACTGGGGATGTTTGGCGTGATGTGGTCGGAACATTGTTGTTATAAGAATTCCCGCCCATTGCTGTCTGGTTTCCCCACGAAAGGCGATCGCGTCCTCGTCGGCCCCGGTGAAAATGCGGGCGTGGTCGATATGGGGGATGGTCTGCACCTCGCCTTTAAGATCGAATCCCATAACCACCCATCGGCGATCGAACCCTTCCAAGGGGCAGCAACCGGGGTCGGTGGTATTCTCCGCGATATCTTTACGATGGGGGCGCGTCCCATTGCCTTGTTAAATTCTCTACGCTTCGGCACCCTCGATAATGCCCAAACTCGCCGCATTTTTCAGGGAGTTGTGGAAGGGATTAGCCATTATGGAAACTGTGTGGGTGTGCCAACGGTGGGCGGTGAAGTCTATTTCGATAAAGCCTATGCCGGAAATCCCCTCGTCAATGCGATGGCGTTGGGCTTGATGGAAACCGAGGAAATTATTAAATCGGGAGCCTATGGCATTGGTAATCCCGTTCTCTATGTCGGCTCCACCACCGGACGGGATGGCATGGGGGGCGCAAGTTTTGCCAGTGCGGAATTGACCGATGAATCTATGGACGATCGCCCTGCGGTGCAAGTGGGTGATCCCTTTACCGAAAAATCCCTGATTGAAGCCTGTCTCGAAGCCTTTAAAACGGGGGCAGTGGCAGCGGCGCAGGATATGGGGGCGGCGGGTTTAACCTGTTCGACAGCGGAAATGGCGGCTAAAGGTGGGGTCGGTGTGTTGCTCGATCTCGATAAAATTCCGGTGCGAGAAACGGGCATGGTTCCCTATGAATATTTACTCTCGGAATCCCAAGAACGGATGCTTTTTGTTGCCCACCAAGGACGGGAACAGGAGTTAATTGATATCTTCCATCGTTGGGGTTTACAGGCAGTTGTTGCGGGGGAAGTGATTGCGGAACCCATCGTGAAAATCATGTTTAAGGGTGAAGTAGCCGCAGAAGTTCAAGCAACTGCGCTATCAGATAATACGCCCATTTATCATCGGGAATTGATGGCAGAAGCTCCCAAATATGCACAAACGGCTTGGGCTTGGTCGGTGGATTCTTTGCCGAATTGTGATGGGAATGGCATCGCTGAAAAATCTTGGAATGAGATTTTATTAACCCTGTTAGATGTGCCAACTATTGCGTCTAAAAAATGGATTTATCGCCAGTACGATCATCAAGTACAAAACAATACGGTGATCTTCCCCGGTGGCGCAGATGCCGCTGTGGTGCGGGTTCGTCCGGTCAATGGTAAGCCCGATGCGTCAACAATTGGTGTGGCGGCTTGTACCGATTGTAATCCCCGTTATGTCTATTTAAATCCGTTGGAAGGGGCAAAGGCGGCGGTCGCTGAAGCAGCGAGAAATTTAAGTTGTGTCGGTGCTGAACCCTTGGCAATTACAAACAATTTAAACTTTGGTAGTCCTGAAAAACCTGTGGGTTATTGGCAGTTGGCAAATGCTTGCAAAGGGATTGCTGAAGCTTGCCGAGAATTGGACACTCCCGTTACTGGTGGTAATGTTTCCCTCTACAATGAAACCCTTGATAGTGATGGCAAACCGACCCCCATTTATCCGACTCCTGTGATCGGGATGGTGGGACGAGTTGAACATATTAATCAGGTCTGTGGTTTAGCCTTCCAAAATGCTGGGGATAAGGTCTATCTCCTTGGTACTCAGGCAACAACAACCCTCGGCGGTTCGGAATATCTAAATACGATTCATAACACCGTCGCGGGTATTCCGCCCCAAGTGGATTTTGAGCTAGAGAAAGCCGTCCAGAAAACTGTACGGGAGGCGATCGCCGCTGGCTTGTTAAACTCTGCCCATGACCTTGCGGAGGGTGGTTTAGCCGTTGCCCTTGCGGAATGTTGTATCGGTGGGAAGCTCGGCGCAACCGTTGAAATTACTGGCACTGACCGTCTCGATGCCATCCTATTTGGCGAAACCTGCGGCAAAATTATTGTCTCTGTTGCTCCCGACAAACAAGCTCAATTTGAAGCCCATCTGACGCAATCCTTGGCGGACAATTGGCAGGTGATCGGCTCTGTGAGCAACACCAATCAGTTACAAATTACCGTCAACAATCAGGCTGTAATCGCGGTTTCTGTCGAGGATATGACCACCAACTGGAGTGAGGCGATCGCCCGTCGTTTACATCCGTAA
- a CDS encoding type II toxin-antitoxin system HicA family toxin: MGRLSGFSYREVTKKLRRAGFEFYRSGKGDHEIWFNLATKHTTTIPHHKTIKEGTLRAILQQAQIPVEDFLNL; this comes from the coding sequence ATGGGTCGTTTATCCGGATTTTCCTATCGAGAAGTCACCAAAAAGCTCCGTCGAGCAGGCTTTGAATTCTATCGCAGTGGTAAGGGTGACCATGAAATTTGGTTTAATCTAGCGACAAAACACACTACAACAATCCCACACCATAAAACCATTAAAGAGGGAACATTACGCGCCATCCTGCAACAAGCACAGATTCCCGTAGAAGACTTCCTTAATCTTTAA
- a CDS encoding type II toxin-antitoxin system HicB family antitoxin, whose product MKTLIHLKIEKLHEAGQDYYLATSEDVQGLVAEGQTIEEVIEIASDLAKMLLELHQQNEQPPALPNTFQYPLILEV is encoded by the coding sequence ATGAAAACATTGATTCATCTCAAAATCGAGAAACTTCACGAAGCAGGGCAGGACTACTATTTGGCGACCAGTGAGGATGTACAGGGTTTAGTCGCCGAGGGGCAAACCATTGAGGAAGTGATTGAGATTGCCAGTGACTTAGCCAAAATGCTACTGGAACTGCATCAACAGAATGAACAACCACCCGCCTTGCCGAATACATTCCAATATCCGCTGATTTTAGAAGTTTAA
- a CDS encoding DUF29 domain-containing protein, with the protein MEIDKVLYDHDFVMWIEKTVEQLKTQNFSALDLEHLIDEVESLGKREKRELKNRLITLFEHLLKRHYVPMPECYRGWEGKIRRTQSKLKDLLADSPSLSNLLEEIYLDCYQEAAANMQLEYDVDFPQDYPFLSPSQNLLN; encoded by the coding sequence ATGGAGATAGACAAAGTACTTTATGATCATGACTTTGTGATGTGGATCGAGAAGACTGTTGAACAACTCAAAACCCAAAATTTCTCGGCATTAGATTTAGAGCATTTAATTGATGAGGTAGAGTCTTTGGGGAAACGGGAAAAGCGAGAGCTGAAAAATCGCTTAATTACTTTGTTTGAGCATCTTTTAAAACGCCACTATGTCCCCATGCCAGAATGTTATCGCGGTTGGGAGGGGAAGATTCGCAGAACTCAATCAAAACTTAAAGATTTATTAGCAGATTCCCCCAGTTTAAGTAATTTACTCGAAGAAATTTATTTAGACTGTTATCAGGAAGCTGCGGCCAATATGCAACTTGAATATGATGTAGATTTTCCCCAAGATTATCCTTTTCTTAGTCCCTCACAAAACCTATTGAATTAA
- a CDS encoding site-2 protease family protein codes for MNGNFRVGNLFGIPFYINISWFIVLVLVTLNFGGGLSSQFPGLGINALILGLVAGLLLFASVLLHELGHSYAAIRQGIGVNSITLFLFGGLANLDEEAKTPGGAFWIAVAGPLVSLALFIALFLLTGSGVLSGPPAAIAGLLAYINLILATFNMIPGLPLDGGNVLKSIVWKLTGNRFTGTIWASRVGQFIGWTAIILGALSILGISNVGSFWTLIIGWFLLQNAGRSAQSATIQSALSGLTAADAVVEDSPIISAETTLRDLANSAIRSGNQWKRFLVQDETGQLLGEVHLDVLRAVPTNDWPHNQVRDFIKSVPAENQVQSDLSLLDVAAKLEQQGLQALAVIQTNGTLVGLLEKSAIIQRLQSSQQDTKVQSA; via the coding sequence ATGAACGGCAATTTTCGTGTGGGGAATTTATTTGGCATCCCCTTCTACATCAACATTTCTTGGTTCATTGTTCTGGTACTCGTCACCCTGAACTTTGGCGGCGGCCTGTCGTCCCAGTTTCCAGGCCTCGGCATTAACGCCTTAATTTTAGGATTGGTAGCAGGTTTGCTCCTGTTTGCCTCTGTGTTACTCCACGAGCTGGGTCACAGTTATGCAGCAATTCGCCAAGGCATTGGTGTAAACTCCATTACCCTGTTCTTATTCGGGGGACTCGCCAACCTTGATGAGGAAGCGAAAACGCCCGGTGGTGCATTCTGGATTGCTGTAGCAGGGCCGCTTGTGAGTTTGGCTCTCTTTATCGCACTCTTTCTCTTAACAGGTAGTGGTGTCCTGAGTGGGCCGCCAGCGGCGATCGCCGGATTGTTGGCTTACATCAACCTAATCTTGGCCACCTTTAACATGATCCCAGGTCTTCCCCTTGATGGTGGTAATGTCCTTAAATCTATTGTCTGGAAATTAACAGGAAATCGTTTTACCGGCACCATCTGGGCTAGCCGTGTTGGTCAGTTTATCGGTTGGACAGCGATTATTCTCGGTGCATTATCTATCCTTGGTATTTCTAATGTGGGTAGCTTCTGGACACTAATCATCGGTTGGTTCTTGCTTCAAAACGCGGGTCGTTCTGCCCAATCTGCCACCATTCAATCGGCCCTCTCTGGCTTAACGGCGGCTGATGCAGTGGTTGAAGATAGTCCGATCATCTCCGCAGAAACGACGCTACGGGATTTAGCCAACAGTGCCATTCGCTCTGGTAACCAGTGGAAACGCTTCCTAGTCCAGGATGAAACAGGTCAACTGCTTGGTGAAGTGCACCTTGATGTTCTTCGTGCAGTGCCTACCAATGACTGGCCCCACAATCAGGTGCGCGATTTCATCAAATCTGTCCCTGCGGAAAATCAAGTCCAGTCTGATCTATCACTCCTAGACGTGGCCGCTAAATTGGAACAACAAGGTTTACAGGCCCTTGCGGTCATCCAGACCAATGGCACCCTCGTGGGACTGCTAGAGAAATCAGCGATTATTCAACGGCTGCAAAGTAGTCAACAGGATACAAAAGTTCAGTCTGCTTAA
- the alaS gene encoding alanine--tRNA ligase → MSSVPPVLSGSEIRSKFLEFFNQRQHPILPSASLVPEDPTVLLTIAGMLPFKPIFLGQQDAPSPRATTSQKCIRTNDIENVGRTARHHTFFEMLGNFSFGDYFKEQAIAWAWELSTEVFQLDPKNIVVSVFREDDEAFEIWRDKVGVNPKRIIRMGEEDNFWKSGPTGPCGPCSELYYDFKPELGDDNIDLEDDTRFIEYYNLVFMQYNRDAEGHLTPLQNKNIDTGMGLERMAQILQQVPNNYETDLIFPIIETAAKAAGIHYEKADEKTKVSLKVIGDHVRSVVHMIADGITASNTDRGYVLRRLIRRVVRHGRLIGIDGNFINQVAETAIQLSEAAYPNTRERESFIKQELEREENNFLKTLERGEKLLADIIAKEEKQISGVDAFTLFDTFGFPFELTQEIAEENGLTVDAEGYQAEMKKQQERSKAAHETIDLTVQGSLDELAEHIHPTAFLGYTDLQSQVKIEAVLVDGHRVETAEAGVVVQLICNQTPFYAESGGQIGDRGYFSGDQLVVRINDVQKESGFFVHHGKVERGSLTVGDTVNATIDRACRRRAQANHTATHLLQAALKNIVDDSISQAGSLVDFDRLRFDFNCPRALTAAELTQIEAQINTWIAEAHEGQVAVMPIAEAKAKGAVAMFGEKYGEEVRVVDFPGVSMELCGGTHVKNTAEIGLFKIISETGISSGIRRIEAVAGPAVLEYLKVRDQVVKDLGDKFKAKPEEITERVENIQAELRNTQKELEKVKAELAIAKSEALVSQAETVGEFQILVENMGDLDAKALQTAAERLQQKLGEAAVVLGSTPEDGKVSLVAAFSEGIYKGKKVQAGKFIGGIAKLCGGGGGGRPNLAQAGGRDASKLPEALHTAKQQLRETLG, encoded by the coding sequence ATGTCTAGTGTGCCTCCTGTCCTGAGCGGAAGTGAAATTCGGTCAAAATTTCTAGAATTTTTCAACCAGCGGCAACACCCCATCCTCCCCAGTGCATCCTTGGTGCCGGAAGACCCGACGGTACTCCTCACCATTGCGGGAATGTTGCCGTTTAAGCCGATTTTCCTCGGTCAGCAGGACGCCCCTAGCCCCCGCGCTACTACCTCCCAGAAATGTATCCGCACCAATGACATCGAAAATGTGGGCCGCACCGCCCGGCACCATACTTTCTTTGAAATGCTGGGTAATTTTAGCTTCGGGGATTATTTCAAAGAGCAGGCGATCGCCTGGGCCTGGGAACTCTCTACGGAAGTGTTTCAGCTTGACCCGAAAAATATTGTCGTCAGTGTGTTCCGCGAAGACGATGAAGCCTTTGAAATCTGGCGTGACAAGGTCGGTGTAAATCCCAAACGCATCATCCGCATGGGAGAAGAAGATAACTTTTGGAAATCCGGGCCAACGGGGCCTTGTGGGCCTTGCTCTGAACTCTATTACGATTTCAAGCCAGAACTCGGCGATGACAACATTGACCTAGAGGACGATACCCGGTTTATCGAGTATTACAACCTCGTCTTTATGCAATATAACCGCGACGCCGAAGGTCATTTAACACCCCTACAAAACAAAAATATTGATACGGGGATGGGCTTGGAGCGCATGGCGCAAATCCTCCAGCAGGTGCCCAACAACTACGAAACGGATCTGATTTTTCCGATTATTGAAACGGCCGCCAAAGCCGCCGGGATTCACTACGAAAAAGCTGACGAAAAAACAAAGGTTTCCTTAAAAGTGATTGGCGACCATGTGCGTTCTGTCGTCCACATGATTGCCGATGGGATTACGGCCTCCAATACGGATCGGGGTTATGTGCTGCGGCGCTTAATTCGACGGGTGGTGCGTCACGGTCGACTGATCGGCATTGACGGGAATTTTATTAACCAGGTGGCAGAAACAGCGATTCAACTCTCAGAAGCCGCCTACCCCAACACCCGCGAACGGGAAAGTTTCATTAAACAGGAATTAGAGCGGGAAGAAAACAATTTCCTCAAGACCCTCGAACGGGGCGAAAAACTCCTCGCAGATATTATCGCCAAGGAAGAAAAACAAATTTCCGGGGTCGATGCGTTTACGCTATTCGATACCTTTGGGTTCCCCTTTGAACTCACCCAAGAAATTGCCGAAGAGAACGGTTTAACGGTCGATGCTGAAGGCTATCAAGCGGAGATGAAAAAGCAGCAGGAACGCTCTAAGGCCGCCCATGAAACCATTGACCTCACCGTCCAAGGCAGCCTTGATGAATTAGCTGAACACATCCATCCGACGGCGTTTTTAGGCTATACGGATCTGCAATCCCAGGTCAAAATTGAAGCCGTTCTCGTGGATGGCCACCGGGTAGAAACCGCCGAAGCCGGGGTAGTGGTGCAACTGATTTGTAACCAAACACCTTTCTACGCAGAGTCTGGGGGACAAATTGGCGATCGCGGTTATTTCTCCGGCGATCAACTCGTCGTCCGCATTAACGATGTCCAGAAAGAGTCGGGTTTCTTTGTCCACCATGGCAAGGTGGAACGGGGCAGTTTAACGGTCGGCGACACAGTTAATGCCACCATTGATCGGGCCTGCCGTCGTCGCGCCCAGGCGAATCACACCGCAACCCATTTATTGCAAGCAGCCCTGAAAAATATTGTGGATGACTCCATTTCCCAGGCGGGTTCTTTAGTGGACTTTGATCGCCTGCGGTTTGACTTTAATTGCCCCAGGGCGTTAACGGCTGCAGAATTGACTCAAATTGAGGCCCAAATCAATACTTGGATTGCCGAAGCCCACGAAGGCCAAGTGGCAGTGATGCCCATTGCGGAGGCCAAAGCGAAGGGGGCCGTGGCCATGTTCGGCGAAAAGTACGGCGAAGAAGTGCGGGTTGTGGATTTTCCTGGGGTGTCCATGGAGCTTTGTGGTGGCACCCACGTGAAAAATACCGCTGAAATTGGCCTGTTTAAAATCATTTCCGAAACGGGCATTTCTTCTGGGATCCGCCGCATTGAAGCTGTGGCTGGCCCGGCAGTACTGGAATACCTCAAGGTGCGGGATCAGGTGGTCAAAGACCTCGGCGATAAATTTAAAGCCAAACCGGAAGAAATCACCGAACGGGTAGAAAATATCCAGGCGGAACTGCGCAACACCCAAAAGGAATTAGAAAAGGTCAAAGCAGAACTGGCGATCGCCAAATCCGAAGCCCTCGTGAGCCAAGCGGAAACCGTCGGCGAATTTCAGATCCTCGTGGAAAATATGGGCGATCTCGATGCCAAGGCCCTCCAGACTGCGGCTGAACGGCTCCAACAAAAACTGGGTGAGGCAGCAGTGGTCTTGGGGTCAACCCCAGAAGATGGCAAGGTTTCCCTGGTGGCCGCCTTTAGCGAAGGGATTTACAAAGGCAAAAAAGTACAAGCGGGTAAATTTATCGGCGGCATTGCCAAACTTTGCGGTGGTGGC